The following proteins are encoded in a genomic region of Gemmatimonadaceae bacterium:
- a CDS encoding AAA family ATPase has translation MRVAIAGKGGTGKTTISGTLARVLARQGRQVLAIDADTTPNLAVTLGVPPEKAQEMMDLPRNMMERQQQEDGTTKTVFTANSDDIISNYSAPGPDGIRLLVMGKVNHGGAG, from the coding sequence ATGCGAGTAGCGATTGCGGGAAAAGGCGGGACTGGAAAGACGACAATCTCGGGCACTCTTGCCCGGGTTCTCGCGCGGCAGGGGAGGCAGGTGCTGGCAATTGATGCCGATACTACGCCAAACCTCGCCGTCACGCTTGGTGTTCCTCCGGAAAAGGCGCAGGAGATGATGGACCTCCCGCGCAACATGATGGAGCGTCAGCAGCAGGAGGACGGTACTACAAAAACGGTTTTCACCGCGAATTCCGACGACATCATCTCCAATTACTCCGCGCCGGGGCCCGACGGCATCCGTCTGCTGGTGATGGGTAAGGTGAACCATGGCGGCGCTGGTTGA
- a CDS encoding hydrogenase maturation protease: MPRTLIAGFGNTLRGDDGFGVEVVRRLGDEGVAGPGVDLMEVGTAGIRLAQDLLTPCDLLIIADAMTRGGEPGTVYVLEVDGVEQVQRVDMHVAIPSHALSVAQALNVLPPRVILVGCEPMQVDEMTCDLTGELTPPVRAAVDVAVRRIHHLLASEKVFSATAEEEIGVHE, encoded by the coding sequence ATGCCGCGGACTTTGATAGCTGGTTTCGGCAACACTCTCCGCGGTGACGATGGCTTTGGTGTCGAAGTAGTGCGCCGGCTCGGGGACGAAGGAGTTGCCGGGCCGGGTGTTGACCTGATGGAGGTCGGCACTGCCGGGATACGTCTAGCGCAGGACCTGCTCACGCCGTGCGACCTGCTGATTATTGCGGACGCGATGACGCGCGGCGGCGAGCCTGGCACGGTGTATGTGCTTGAAGTCGACGGTGTGGAGCAGGTCCAGCGGGTGGATATGCATGTCGCGATTCCGTCCCACGCTCTCTCGGTGGCGCAGGCGCTCAACGTACTGCCGCCGAGGGTGATTCTCGTGGGGTGTGAACCGATGCAAGTCGATGAGATGACCTGCGACCTTACCGGCGAGCTCACGCCTCCGGTGCGGGCCGCGGTTGACGTTGCCGTGCGCCGCATCCATCATCTGTTGGCGAGTGAGAAAGTTTTTTCGGCGACCGCGGAAGAGGAGATTGGAGTTCATGAGTGA
- a CDS encoding Rieske 2Fe-2S domain-containing protein translates to MTGTGSEPDVVQPHDDLLDYIADIIAALEGHADPDVRAQVTALLEGIDAVHRTALTHLFSAIVGMGGEQFMDRLTADPAIRLLFMSYDLLAVDRRINTEEALDAVRGHLHSHGVDVELLDVGGSEVFVKLHGVEKSGLSVDAVRRDIESALREGLIGFQILVIGERQRAPKAAELVKLGGLRRANRPVYHSAFPATDLEPGETRAIEAGAESILIANVGGEYYALAANCGDSPLPLAYSSLDDAVLVCSWHGCRYDVRSGARADSSGGDRIRVYPVRVEAGNVEVAVGVEPVPRTGTS, encoded by the coding sequence ATGACGGGGACAGGCAGCGAGCCCGACGTCGTCCAGCCGCACGACGATCTTCTCGATTATATCGCGGATATTATCGCGGCGCTCGAGGGTCACGCTGACCCTGACGTGCGGGCGCAGGTGACGGCGCTGCTGGAAGGCATCGACGCTGTGCACAGAACAGCGCTCACGCACCTTTTCAGCGCGATCGTGGGAATGGGGGGGGAGCAGTTCATGGACCGCCTGACCGCGGACCCGGCGATACGGCTGCTCTTCATGTCGTACGATCTGCTGGCGGTGGATCGGCGAATCAACACCGAGGAAGCGCTCGATGCCGTGCGCGGCCACCTGCATTCTCACGGAGTCGACGTCGAGCTGCTGGATGTGGGGGGCAGCGAAGTCTTCGTGAAGCTGCACGGAGTAGAGAAGAGCGGGCTTTCCGTCGACGCGGTTCGACGCGATATCGAGTCGGCTCTCAGAGAGGGGCTGATCGGTTTTCAGATTCTCGTCATTGGCGAGCGGCAGCGTGCGCCGAAAGCCGCGGAGCTTGTGAAACTGGGCGGGCTGCGCCGAGCCAACCGGCCGGTTTACCACTCCGCGTTCCCCGCCACGGATCTCGAGCCCGGCGAAACGCGGGCAATCGAAGCCGGTGCTGAATCAATTCTGATCGCCAACGTTGGCGGCGAATACTATGCACTTGCGGCCAACTGCGGAGACAGTCCGCTGCCGCTGGCATACAGTTCGCTCGACGATGCGGTTCTCGTCTGCAGCTGGCATGGTTGCCGGTACGATGTGCGCTCCGGGGCGCGGGCAGATTCATCTGGCGGGGACAGAATCCGCGTTTATCCGGTGAGAGTCGAAGCGGGGAATGTCGAGGTCGCCGTGGGTGTCGAGCCAGTACCGCGAACCGGGACCTCCTGA
- a CDS encoding hydrogenase maturation protease — protein sequence MRVLVGGVAYPDLCDYSIGIEVQERLSGRDAPANVVVEDLSYNPIAIIQRLQDEQPETRFDRIVVVSAVKRGDRPAGTVRAYRWDGRLPADEEIQRMVTDAVTGIIALENTLVIARYFKALPDDVVVVEVEPETHEFGAALSGEVAAAFDDICDLVWSLATDDGASAQLPMGSLVLTAVPAFRFG from the coding sequence GTGCGGGTTCTGGTGGGGGGTGTCGCCTATCCCGATCTGTGTGATTACTCGATCGGGATCGAGGTTCAGGAGCGGCTGTCCGGGCGTGACGCTCCGGCGAATGTCGTAGTCGAGGATCTGAGCTACAACCCGATCGCGATTATTCAGCGGCTGCAGGACGAGCAACCTGAAACCCGCTTCGACCGGATCGTAGTCGTCTCTGCAGTCAAACGGGGAGATCGGCCGGCCGGCACTGTCCGCGCTTATCGATGGGACGGCAGACTGCCCGCTGACGAAGAGATTCAGCGCATGGTCACCGATGCCGTGACCGGAATAATCGCGCTCGAGAATACGCTAGTGATCGCGCGCTACTTCAAGGCGTTGCCGGACGATGTCGTCGTGGTGGAGGTGGAGCCGGAGACTCACGAGTTCGGCGCGGCCCTGAGCGGTGAAGTGGCAGCGGCGTTCGACGATATCTGCGATCTCGTATGGTCCCTCGCTACTGACGACGGGGCCTCCGCCCAATTACCTATGGGATCCCTTGTATTGACAGCCGTGCCGGCATTCAGATTCGGATGA